ATACATTACTAATACGCCATAAGGCGAGGGTGAAGCCTGGCCTAATTAAAGAGAAAACAACGAAGAAAGGGAGTTCTTGACATGGTGCCGCATAAGAAAAGTTCTGGAGGGGAGTCCAGAGGGGAACCTCTTCCAAGAGGTTCCCCTCTGGCCGTCGGAGACATCTAACGCCACCCCAGCGAGGGGTACCTGATGATAGACACAAAAAGGCCCTGTCCAAGGGTATGGACAGGGCTTTTTAAACGATCAGGGAATGTTCCTAGTAATGGAGATCGTGTTCTTCGATGGGTGTTGCAAAGGTCTTGTACGCCCAGAACTGATACCCGATGACGAGGGGAACAAAGATAATGGCCACACCGAGCATGATCTCCAAAGTCAATTCACTGGAGGCGGAATTCATGATGGTGAGACTGTTGGCCGGATTCGGGTTGGACGGGATGATGGCCGGGAAAATCCCGATAATGCCGAATAAAGCCGTGCCGCCGATGTAGAGACAGGAAGCACCCCAGGCCATCCAATATTTCTTGGCACCGAGGTAGACGCGCATGAGAACCAGTCCGGCCACGGGCATCAACAGGATGACAAAGAGGATGGGATAAACCATGTAGTTGTTGAAAAGCTTGGTGTTCACCGCAGTAAAGGCGAGGAAAAGGACCGTCAGGACAACAACCACGGGCCAGAGTCGAATGGCAGTTCTTTCTGCCCGTTCATGCAGGTCTCCGGTGGTCCGGATAGTCAACCACAACGCACCGTGCATCAGGAAGATGACGACAAACAAAACACCGCCGGCCAGTCCGTATGGATTAAGCAGACCGAACAGTCCGGCCTGGGAGAATCCGACTTCATTCAAGGGAATCCCCTGAAAGATATTGCCGAAAGCCACACCGAGCAACAGGGCCGGGAGAAAGGAACAGACCGCGTGGGCGGTATCCCAGAGTTTTTTCCACCCGTCATGCTCCACTTTCGAACGGAATTCAAACGACACACCACGCACGATGAGTGTGAACAAAAGCAACATGAGTGCGGTGTACAGTCCGCTGAACATCTGGGCGTAGGCGTAGGGAAAAGCCGCGAAGGTGACACCTCCAGCCGCGATCAGCCAAACCTCATTGCCATCCCAAAACGGACCTGTCGAATTGAGAATGGTCCGTTTTTCAACTTCATTTTTTGCAAGGAAAGGCATCAGACTGCCGACTCCGAGATCAAATCCATCAAGTATGAAATACACGATCCAAAGCACACCCCAAAGGACGAACCATATCATCGCCAGGTAATAGTGCAGCGAACCGATTTCTATCAGATTTTCCATAAAGTGACTCCTTCTATTCGCACACGCAGGTTAAACCTGGATGGGGCTGTGGTCTTCGGGACCCTTCT
This Pseudodesulfovibrio sp. JC047 DNA region includes the following protein-coding sequences:
- the cydB gene encoding cytochrome d ubiquinol oxidase subunit II, encoding MENLIEIGSLHYYLAMIWFVLWGVLWIVYFILDGFDLGVGSLMPFLAKNEVEKRTILNSTGPFWDGNEVWLIAAGGVTFAAFPYAYAQMFSGLYTALMLLLFTLIVRGVSFEFRSKVEHDGWKKLWDTAHAVCSFLPALLLGVAFGNIFQGIPLNEVGFSQAGLFGLLNPYGLAGGVLFVVIFLMHGALWLTIRTTGDLHERAERTAIRLWPVVVVLTVLFLAFTAVNTKLFNNYMVYPILFVILLMPVAGLVLMRVYLGAKKYWMAWGASCLYIGGTALFGIIGIFPAIIPSNPNPANSLTIMNSASSELTLEIMLGVAIIFVPLVIGYQFWAYKTFATPIEEHDLHY